The genomic DNA GGACCATGGCGGGTTTCGACCTGACGTGTTGTGCCAGCGGCCTGTTTCTCACCTGGGCCGCCTGGAAGATGCAGCATCGCGTTGCGCCGCAAGCCAGGGCCGCCCGCGCACAGGGCTTGGCCCTCAAGCCGGAGGCCCGCTGAATGCTCCTCGCGCTGCTGATGTGCTACTCAGGGTTTGTTGCGTTGTGCCTGTCCACCGACCGTCACCACGGCGAATTGCTGCACAGCAAACCCTCGCCGCGACGCCGCCTGGGTTTGCGCGTGGCCGGCTGGCTGTTGCTGACGCTGGCGATCTGGCCGGCCGTCGCCGCCTCCGGTTGGAGCCAGGGGCTGGTGGAGTGGTGCGCGGTGTTGATGCTCAGCGCGTTGCTGCTGGTGTTGCTGTTGCCGTATCGGCCAAGGTTGGCGTTGATGTTGGCGGGCGTCGGCCTGCTGGCCAGTCCCGTTGCGGCGTTCGCCTTAGCCTGAGCCTCCCATGATGATCAGCACCCCACCGGAACCCCAGGACAGCCCGCACAGTGATGCGGCGGGTGGGCGTGCGCATTTCCTGCAGGTGTTTTTGTCCCAGCGTTCGCAGATGGAGGCACTGGTCAGCCGTCGCGTGGGGTGCCGGGCTACGGCGGCCGACCTGGTGCAGGACTTGTTCCTGCGTTTCTGGCGTCGGCCGTTGGTGCAGGTCGAAGAACTCAGCACTTACCTGCTGCGTTGCGCCGGCAACATTGCCATCGACCATTTGCGCAGCGAAGGCGCGCGGGTGCGCAGCAACGAAGGCTGGCTGCCGGAGCAGCCAGACAACCAAAGCTCGGAGCCACAGGCCGCGCTCGAAGCGGGCAATGATTTGCGGCATGTCGAGGCAGCCTTGCGCAGCTTGCCGGAGCGCACGCGGCAGATTTTCCTGCTCAACCGCATTCACGGGCGCAAATACGCTGAAATCGCCAGGGCCATGGGGCTGTCCCAAAGTGCCGTGGAAAAACATATGATGCGTGCCCTCGAAGCCTGCAAGGCCAGCCTTCGCGACCCATCGTCCCCACGCACGCCAGGGAAAGCACCGTGAACGTCACCCCAACGCCCGCCCAGGAACAGGCCGCGCTCGACTGGCTGAGCCTGCTGCATGATCAGCCAAGCAGCCGCGACCAGGCCACGTTCAGCCGCTGGCTGCGGGCCGACCCTGCGCACGTCGAGGCCTATGCCCAGGCCCAGGTCGTGTGGGAAATGAGTGAAGTACCGGCGCGCAAGCTGGCGGACGAAGAGGCGCTGGTGTTGCAGGGTTACCTCAACGCGATGACCACGCCCAGGCGCACACGCGCCGTGCGCTGGAGCGGCGCCCTGGCCATGGCCGCGTGCCTGGTGCTGATGGTGTCGATGGGTGCCGGTTGGCAGCCGTCGCGCTGGGTCGATGATTTCGGCGCCGATTACGTGACGGCGCCGGGCGAGATCAAAACCGTCACCCTGGCCGATCAATCCCAGGTCACGCTGGATGCCGACAGCGCCATCGCCGTGGATTTCAGCCATGGCGAACGGCACATCCGCTTGCGCCGTGGCGCAGGCTTTTTCAGCGTGACCCACACCGGTCAGCCGTTTGTGGTTGAAGCGGGCAGTGGTGAGGCGCGGGTGCTGGGTACGCAGTTCGAAGTGCGCCTGCAACCGGCCGGCGCCCAGGTGACGGTGCTGTCCGGCCGCGTAGGCGTGACGCCCTCCAAACAAGGCCCGCAGCAAATTCTGACGGCAGGCCAGCAAGTGGCCTACGCCGAAGGTGTGGCCGACGCCCTGCACCCAGTCGACAGCGAGTCGCGTCTGGCCTGGCGTGACGGCTGGCTGAATTACTACAAGGCGCCGCTGGCGGATGTGGTCCAGGATTTGCGCCGCTACTACCCGGGGCGCATCCTGCTGCTGAATGACGACATGGCGGCCAAACGCGTGAGCGGCAGCTTCCCCAGCAAAGACCCGCAGGCGGTGCTCAATGCGCTGCAGGCCGTATTGGGCTTCGAGCAGCACAGCCTGTTGGGGCGGATGATTGTGTTGCGTTAGACACAAACACCCGCGCGCCATCACCGAACCTTCATCGCAATTACCCCAACCTGTCACCAAACGGTTACACGTGCCGTGGATCATCCCCGGATTCCTGAGCAACTGGTCAGGAAGACAAGCGTCGCCTGCCAGATCAGCCCCGACGCAACTGCCGCATACAACAGAGCAACGTCAGTAAGGGATCTACACGTGAACTACAACAATCTTTATGCCCTGCTTTTAGCATCGGGCCTGGGTGGCTTTGCGCCGCTGGTTTTGGCGGACGAAGCGCAAGACGTGGGTTCGGTGAATATCGCCGGAGAGCAGACCCTGGGCAACGGCCACATGATTCGTGAAGAAAGTGCCAAGGCGCGGTCAACGGTGACCAAGGAAGCCATGGACGAAATGTCGGCAACCGCCAATGCCATCGACAAGCTCAAATACACGCCCGGTATCAACGTCTCCAGCGACGACGCCAGTGGTACCAGCGGCACCAACTTCACCATGCGTGGCATGAGTTCCGACCAGGTTGGGGTGTCTGTCGATGGTGTGCCGATCAACGATTCGGGCAACTACAGCGTCTATTCAAACCAGCTGGGCGACCCGGAAAACCTTGCCGAAGTATTTGCCACCCAAGGCTCTTCCGAAGCGGACGGCCCGCACATCGGTTCGAGCGGCGGCAACATCGGCATGATTACCGTCAGGCCGACGAAAGAGGCGGGGTTGTTCGCCAAGCAGACCGTCGGGGCCAATGCCCTGCGCAAAACCTTTGTGCGAGCCAATACCGGCGATTTCGGCGGGCTCAAGACGTGGGTGTCGGCCTCTCACCTGGAAGGTGACAAATGGCGCGGCAAGGGCACGCTGCGCAGCGACAAGGTGGAGTGGAGCAGCCTGTTTGAAGACGACAACGGCAACTCCACGCTGGCCACCGTCAAATACAACCACCAGGAAAACTACAACTACAACAGCCTGAGCAAGGCGCAGTTCGAGAACGAAGGGCGGCGCAAGGATTACTCGGAAACGCCGGTGTATAAATCCGGTTTGCTGTCGGCGTCGTACAAGCTCAATCGCAACCCGTTCGAAAGCGTCAACGCCACACTGACCCAGCGCTGGCGCCTGCAGGACAACCTGGCGCTGACGGTAACACCCTATTACTACTGGGCCAATGGCGGCAGTTTCAGCGGCCAGACCGCTTCCAGCCTGGGGCCCAAATCCGACAAGGCCGGTAATTACGACCTGAGCAATTTAAAGTCGGCCAACTACTACCGCCCGTCGTGGACCGAGACGTGGCGCTCGGGTGTCACCACCAAAATGAGATGGGACATCAACGAAGCGCACAGCCTGGATTACGGCTACTGGTATGAGCGCGCGCGCCAGCGCCAGACGCAGCCCTTTATCGGTATCAACAGCGAAGGTGCTCCCGACGATGTCTGGGGCGACTACAACAGCGGCGGGCAAGTGGTCGACAAGAATGGCGCAACGGTTCAGGGCCGCCATTACTACACCGTCACCCCGTCACAGAAAATCTGGGTGCAGGACACCTGGCAAGCCACGCCGGACCTGAGTTTCAACGGTGGCGTGGCGTACCAGTATGTCGAGCGTGACGGCAATAACCTCGGCAGCCTGTACGACAAGCCGGAAAAACGTAACACCCGTTACCACCAATTCCTGCCGAGCTTCAGTGCCAAATACCAGGTGGACGAGAGCAACCAGGCGTTCTACAACGTCACGCGCAACATGCGTACGCCGCCGAACTACGTGCTGTACAACAAGGGGGATTCGGTCAGCCTCAAGTCGGAGTTGAGCTGGAACCAGGAACTGGGCTGGCGCTACACCGAAGACGACATGACGCTGAGTGCGACGCTGTTCTACCTAAGCTTCAAGGACCGCCAGGTATCGACCACTGACGCTGCCGGCGATTACATGGTGCTCAACGTGGGCAGCGTTGAAAACAAAGGCCTGGAACTGGAGTGGAGCGGCCTGCTGCCGCACAACTTCAACTATTACGCTTCCTACACCTATACCCAGTCTGAACAGCAGGACAACCTGTTGAACAAGAATGTGCTGTTGCCGACCTCGGGCAAGCAATTGGCCAACGTGCCGGAAAACATGTTCAACCTGGTGTTCGGGTACGACGATGCGCGCTTCTACGGCAACATCGCGGGCAAGTACGTCGGCAGTTTTTACGGGGATTTGACCAACGACGAAAAAATCTCCGGGCGTACGGTGTTTGACCTGAATGCGGGTATTTATCTGCCGGTGGACAAGAAGGTGGTCAAGTCGGCAGCGTTGCGGTTTTCGATGCTCAACGTGTTCGACAAGCAGTACCTGAGCTCGGCGCGCACGGTAGCCTTCAACTCGGCGCCGGTGGGCGGTTTGGCGCCGAGTACGGCGTACTACAACGTGGGTGAAGAGCGCACGGCGATGGTGTCGCTGGAGGCCAACTTCTAGGTCTGTCCCAGGGCTAAAGGTGGGAGCTGGCTTGTGTGGGAGCTGGCTTGCCTGCGATTGCATCACCGCGGTGTAGCTGAAACACCGAGGTGCCCGCATCGCAGGCAAGCCAGCTCCCACAAAGGTCAGCTCCTACAGCGTTTGGGTTACTTCAACGCCGCCATGATTGCGTCGGGGTTGTAGTCGCGAATCAGGGTGCCGTTGACGTCCACAAACGGAATTCCGCCCCCGCCCAGCGCTTCATAGGCCTTACGCGCCTGGGCGTCCTTCTCGATGTCGAACGCCTGGTACGGAATGCCTTTCTGGTCCAGAAAACGGCGGATCTGCTTGCAGTAGCCGCACCACTCGGTGGAGTAGAGCGTCACGCGCGCCGAAATACGCACTTGCTCTGAAACCACCTGGGAGGGGTTGAACAGCCGCTCGATCTTGCCCCAGTTCTGGAAAATCACCACCACCAGCAACACCAGCAGGACTTTCTTGAACACCCCGCCCAGCATCAGTTACGGCGCTTGAGCTGGTCGGTCAGTTGGGTCGGCAAGCCTTTGATGATCAAGGTGCCGGCGGCTTCGTCGTACTCGATCTTGTCGCCCAGCAGGTGGGCTTCAAAGCTGATCGACAGGCCTTCGGCGCGGCCGGTAAAGCGGCGGAACTGGTTGAGGGTGCGTTTATCGGCAGGAATTTCCGGCGACAGCCCGTAATCCTTGTTGCGGATATGGTCATAGAACGCTTTAGGCCGATCTTCATCGATCAAACCCGACAGTTCTTCCAGGCCCATGGGTTCGCCGAGCTTGGCCTGGCTGCTGGCGTAGTCCACCAGGGTTTTGGTTTTTTCGCGGGCCGATTCGTCCGGCAAATCTTCGCTTTCCACGAAGTCGCTGAAGGCTTTCAGCAGCGTGCGGGTTTCGCCCGGGCCGTCGACGCCTTCCTGGCAGCCGATAAAGTCGCGGAAATATTCCGAGACCTTCTTGCCATTCTTGCCTTTGATAAACGAAATGTACTGCTTGGACTGCTTGTTGTTCTGCCACTCGGAGACGTTGATGCGCGCCGCCAGGTGCAGTTGGCCGAGGTCCAGGTGACGCGAGGGGGTCACGTCCAGCTCGTCGGTGACCGCCACGCCTTCACTGTGGTGCAACAGGGCAATGGCCAGGTAATCGGTCATGCCTTGCTGGTAGTGGGCGAACAGTACGTGGCCGCCGGTGGAGAGGTTGGATTCCTCCATCAGCTTTTGCAGATGCTCGACCGCGGTGCGGCTGAAGGTGGTGAAGTCCTGGCCGCCGTCGAAATACTCCTTCAACCAGCCGCTGAACGGGTGCGCGCCGGATTCGGCATGGAAGAAACCCCAGGCCTTGCCCTGTTTGGCGTTATAGCTCTCGTTGAGATCGGCAAGCATGTTCTCGATGGCGGCGGATTCGGACAGCTCCGAGTCGCGGGCGTGGAGAACTGCAGGTGTGCCGTCGGGTTTTTTGTCGATCAGGTGGACGATGCAATGACGGATCGGCATAGGCTTCTCGGCTGGTTGAAGGGGAGCAGGTGGCCTCCCCGAAAAGTCGCCCAGTGTACCGCACCCGTTGGGCAAGACACGCCTGGAAGGGTGTTTTGGATGACCTCCGACGGCCCATATGCCTTTTTTTCACGGTTTAGAGCGATAAAGCTGACCAAATGGCTAGGTAGAAGCGGATATTTCCCCGTCTCTGTGCTAGTTTTGCCCCGTCTTGCGCCAAGTCTCGGCGTTAAGCGTGCATTCAGCATCTGTCAGGTCGAACCAATCCCCGTTTCAAGCATCTATAACCCCGATCTCCGTGGTTATAGCCGGGGGTGCCAGGCCATGACGGTCGGGCTCGACGGCTGACACTGCACTCTGCAATCCATATGAATTTGATAGGGAAGGAACACCACAATGGCTATTACTAAAGACCAACTGATCGCTGACCTGGCTGAAGCAGTAGACGCACCGAAAACTACCGTGCGTGCTCTGCTGGACCAACTGAGCCAAGTGGTTGCTGACCAGCTGGAAAACGGCGGCGAAATCACTCTGCCAGGCGTTGGCAAACTGAAAGTGACCGAGCGTCCTGCCCGTACTGGCCGTAACCCTTCGACTGGCGCCGCCATCGAAATCGCTGCCAAGAAAGTTATCAAGCTGGTTGTGGCCAAAGGCCTGACCGACGCTGTTAACAAGTAAGACGCAGCAAAAAAAACCGTGCTCCGGAGCGATCCGGGCACGGTTTTTTGTTGCCTGCGATTTTTTAGGCGCTAGCTTCATGTGGCGAGGGAGCTTGCTCCCGCTGGAGTGCGAAGCGCTCCCAGGATCGTGGGGCCGCTACGCAGCCCAGCGGGAGCAAGCTCCCTCGCCACAAAAGCGCGCTGCAGATCAGTCGCGCACCCAGCGCTGACGCCAGATTTGCTGCTCGTTTTTGGTCTGAAAGGTCCAGGCCACAAAACGGCTCTGTTTCTGGCCCTGGGACATCTCCACCACCTGGCTTTCCAGCGCGCCGGCTTTTTTCAGGGCGGTCTCGATTGCGGGCAGATTCGAAGCTTTGGACACCAATGTGCTGAACCACAGCACCTTGTGGGCAAAATGCGCACTCTCGGCGATCAGTTGCGTCACAAATCGCGCTTCGCCGCCTTCACACCACAACTCGGCCGATTGGCCGCCGAAGTTCAGCACCGGCAGCTTGCGTTTCGGGTCGGCCTTGCCCAAGGCGCGCCATTTACGCTCGCTGCCCTTGGTGGCCTCTTCCATCGACGCGTGGAACGGCGGGTTGCACATGGTGAGGTCAAAGCGCTCGCCGGGCTCCAGCAGGCCCAGCAGGATCTGCCTGGGGTTGGGTTGCTGGCGCAACTGGATGACCTTGCTCAGGTCATTGGACTGCACGATGGCCCTGGCGGCCGCCACGGCGATCGGGTCCACCTCGGAGCCGAGGAAATTCCA from Pseudomonas tolaasii NCPPB 2192 includes the following:
- a CDS encoding HU family DNA-binding protein; protein product: MAITKDQLIADLAEAVDAPKTTVRALLDQLSQVVADQLENGGEITLPGVGKLKVTERPARTGRNPSTGAAIEIAAKKVIKLVVAKGLTDAVNK
- a CDS encoding DUF3325 domain-containing protein, translated to MLLALLMCYSGFVALCLSTDRHHGELLHSKPSPRRRLGLRVAGWLLLTLAIWPAVAASGWSQGLVEWCAVLMLSALLLVLLLPYRPRLALMLAGVGLLASPVAAFALA
- the yejK gene encoding nucleoid-associated protein YejK translates to MPIRHCIVHLIDKKPDGTPAVLHARDSELSESAAIENMLADLNESYNAKQGKAWGFFHAESGAHPFSGWLKEYFDGGQDFTTFSRTAVEHLQKLMEESNLSTGGHVLFAHYQQGMTDYLAIALLHHSEGVAVTDELDVTPSRHLDLGQLHLAARINVSEWQNNKQSKQYISFIKGKNGKKVSEYFRDFIGCQEGVDGPGETRTLLKAFSDFVESEDLPDESAREKTKTLVDYASSQAKLGEPMGLEELSGLIDEDRPKAFYDHIRNKDYGLSPEIPADKRTLNQFRRFTGRAEGLSISFEAHLLGDKIEYDEAAGTLIIKGLPTQLTDQLKRRN
- a CDS encoding TonB-dependent receptor; the encoded protein is MNYNNLYALLLASGLGGFAPLVLADEAQDVGSVNIAGEQTLGNGHMIREESAKARSTVTKEAMDEMSATANAIDKLKYTPGINVSSDDASGTSGTNFTMRGMSSDQVGVSVDGVPINDSGNYSVYSNQLGDPENLAEVFATQGSSEADGPHIGSSGGNIGMITVRPTKEAGLFAKQTVGANALRKTFVRANTGDFGGLKTWVSASHLEGDKWRGKGTLRSDKVEWSSLFEDDNGNSTLATVKYNHQENYNYNSLSKAQFENEGRRKDYSETPVYKSGLLSASYKLNRNPFESVNATLTQRWRLQDNLALTVTPYYYWANGGSFSGQTASSLGPKSDKAGNYDLSNLKSANYYRPSWTETWRSGVTTKMRWDINEAHSLDYGYWYERARQRQTQPFIGINSEGAPDDVWGDYNSGGQVVDKNGATVQGRHYYTVTPSQKIWVQDTWQATPDLSFNGGVAYQYVERDGNNLGSLYDKPEKRNTRYHQFLPSFSAKYQVDESNQAFYNVTRNMRTPPNYVLYNKGDSVSLKSELSWNQELGWRYTEDDMTLSATLFYLSFKDRQVSTTDAAGDYMVLNVGSVENKGLELEWSGLLPHNFNYYASYTYTQSEQQDNLLNKNVLLPTSGKQLANVPENMFNLVFGYDDARFYGNIAGKYVGSFYGDLTNDEKISGRTVFDLNAGIYLPVDKKVVKSAALRFSMLNVFDKQYLSSARTVAFNSAPVGGLAPSTAYYNVGEERTAMVSLEANF
- the rlmF gene encoding 23S rRNA (adenine(1618)-N(6))-methyltransferase RlmF, translated to MTAPSTPKPPRKQPKTAATAKPVAPRKEATLHPRNRHTGRYDFPALIKTTPELAKFVIINPYGKESIDFASPDAVRVFNRALLKSFYGIQHWDIPADYLCPPVPGRADYIHFLADLLASNNDGKVPRGSIVKVLDVGMGANCVYPLIGYMEYRWNFLGSEVDPIAVAAARAIVQSNDLSKVIQLRQQPNPRQILLGLLEPGERFDLTMCNPPFHASMEEATKGSERKWRALGKADPKRKLPVLNFGGQSAELWCEGGEARFVTQLIAESAHFAHKVLWFSTLVSKASNLPAIETALKKAGALESQVVEMSQGQKQSRFVAWTFQTKNEQQIWRQRWVRD
- a CDS encoding FecR family protein, producing MNVTPTPAQEQAALDWLSLLHDQPSSRDQATFSRWLRADPAHVEAYAQAQVVWEMSEVPARKLADEEALVLQGYLNAMTTPRRTRAVRWSGALAMAACLVLMVSMGAGWQPSRWVDDFGADYVTAPGEIKTVTLADQSQVTLDADSAIAVDFSHGERHIRLRRGAGFFSVTHTGQPFVVEAGSGEARVLGTQFEVRLQPAGAQVTVLSGRVGVTPSKQGPQQILTAGQQVAYAEGVADALHPVDSESRLAWRDGWLNYYKAPLADVVQDLRRYYPGRILLLNDDMAAKRVSGSFPSKDPQAVLNALQAVLGFEQHSLLGRMIVLR
- a CDS encoding glutaredoxin family protein; this encodes MLGGVFKKVLLVLLVVVIFQNWGKIERLFNPSQVVSEQVRISARVTLYSTEWCGYCKQIRRFLDQKGIPYQAFDIEKDAQARKAYEALGGGGIPFVDVNGTLIRDYNPDAIMAALK
- a CDS encoding RNA polymerase sigma factor is translated as MMISTPPEPQDSPHSDAAGGRAHFLQVFLSQRSQMEALVSRRVGCRATAADLVQDLFLRFWRRPLVQVEELSTYLLRCAGNIAIDHLRSEGARVRSNEGWLPEQPDNQSSEPQAALEAGNDLRHVEAALRSLPERTRQIFLLNRIHGRKYAEIARAMGLSQSAVEKHMMRALEACKASLRDPSSPRTPGKAP